From a region of the Vidua macroura isolate BioBank_ID:100142 chromosome 25, ASM2450914v1, whole genome shotgun sequence genome:
- the PITHD1 gene encoding PITH domain-containing protein 1, with protein MAHGHGPGRCRCCGEEAAERGAAWGLYLRIDRQRLQCLNERREGSGATVFRPWEERGDRSQFVESDDDEELLFNIPFTGSVKLKGVIVMGEDDETHPAELRLFRNIPHMSFDDTAKEAEQTFSLSRDPLGELEYPTKIARFSNVYHLSMHFPKNFGAETTKIFYIGLKGEWTEAHRHEVTICNYEASANPADHKLEQITPQTHFIS; from the exons ATGGCGCACGGGCACGGGCCCGGCCGGTGCCGCTGCTGCGGGGAGGAGGcggcggagcgcggcgcggcCTGGGGGCTGTACCTGCGCATCGACCGGCAGCGCCTGCAGTGCCTCAACGAGCGCCGCGAGGGCTCCGGAGCCACCGTGTTCCGCCCCTGGGAGGAGCGCGGGGACCGCTCGCAG TTCGTGGAAAGCGATGACGACGAGGAGCTGCTCTTCAACATCCC GTTCACGGGCAGCGTGAAGTTGAAAGGAGTCATCGTGATGGGCGAGGATGACGAGACACACCCGGCCGAGCTGAGGCT GTTCAGGAACATTCCTCACATGTCCTTTGATGACACAGCCAAGGAAGCAGAGCAGACGTTCAGCCTGAGCCGGGATCCCTTGGGAGAGCTGGAATATCCCACCAA AATTGCCCGTTTCTCCAATGTTTACCACCTCTCCATGCACTTCCCAAAGAACTTCGGAGCGGAGACAACCAAGATTTTTTACATCGGCCTGAAAGGGGAGTGGACAGAG GCTCATCGCCACGAAGTCACCATCTGCAACTACGAGGCCTCGGCGAACCCGGCCGACCACAAGCTGGAACAGATCACCCCCCAGACTCACTTCATCTCCTAA